Within the Salinibacterium sp. TMP30 genome, the region CGGTCTTGGTCTCGACGCCAGAGGTCGCGAACTACCTCAGACACCTTAATGACATCGCCAGAGGCAAGCTTCTCAAGGTTGGCCTTGTACCGGCGTGACCAGTTGGTGGGCTCTTCGGTAAACGGTGCACGCAGCACTTCGAAAACCTGGTCGAGACCCTCGCGGCCAATAACGTCGCGAACACCCACGAGATCTACATTCTCAGCGGGCACTTCGATCGTGAGATCACCCTGCGTTACGTTGAGCTTAAGATAGATTTTCTCTTCGCCCTTAATGGTGCGCTTCTTGACCTCGGTGATAGTTGCAGCACCGTGATGGGGATAAACGACAGTCTCGCCGACCTCAAACAACATGAATAGTGGTCCTCTCGAAGAAAACCCAGTTTATCACAGTTAGGGCACAGTAAGGGTGTCCTAACTTAACCCCTCGCCGTGGCTGTCGATAGGATGGCCGTGTGACAGTACGCACTCGCGCAGCACGCGCCGCAGCATCCGCCCTCATCGCCGGCGCGCTCCTTGTGGGCACCGCGGGTTGTTCGTTCATCACGCCGATCGCAACACTCAACCAATACGACCCGAGTGATGGCATCAGCGCGTCAGTCGGCGAGCTCAAGGTGCGCAACGTGCTCGCGATCAGCAGCGAAGATAACTCCGCCGTGAGCATCATGATCACCATCATCAACACCAGCACCTCAAGCGGCAGCCTTCGCCTGCAGTACGAAACAGCAGACGGAGAGCGAGTCGACATCTCCAAGCCGCTGTCGGCCAACGAGGTCAAGAGCTACGGCACCGAAATCGACGGTGAGAAGATCATTATCAACGACGCCGGCGTCAGCGCCGGCCAGCTCTTCCCCGTCTACCTTCAGTATGGAAACGACAGCGGCACAGAACTTCTCCTGCCGGTCATCGCTGGCGACCACAGCATCTACGCCGACCTAGCCCCCGCCAGCACACTCAGCGAATAGCGTCAGCCCATAACTCAGTCTGCGCCCACTCAGTCTGCGCCCGCTCAGTCTTCGAAGCGGTAGCCGAGCCCACGCACGGTAACCAACATCTTCGGCTGCGACGGCGTCTTTTCGATCTTCGAACGGATGCGCTTGATATGAACATCGAGCGTTTTAGTATCACCGAAGTAATCGGCGCCCCACACCCTATCGATGAGCTGACCACGAGTGAGTACCCGTCCGCTATTGCGCAACAACAGCTCAAGAAGTTCGAACTCCTTCAGCGGCATGCTCACATCGACGCCATCGACCGTCACCGTGTGGCGTTCCACATCCATGCGAACTCCCCCGGCCTCTAGGATCGACTCATGCTCGTCGACATCTTCGGTGCGACGACGCAGAACCGCACGGATGCGAGCCAGGAGCTCGCGAGTGGAATACGGCTTCGTCATGTAGTCGTCTGCCCCCAACTCCAGGCCGACCACAATGTCCACTTCGCTGTCTTTTGCCGTGAGCATGATGATGGGAACGCTGGAGCGGGTGCGGATTTCTCGGCACACTTCGGTGCCTGCGAGACCAGGAAGCATAAGGTCAAGCAGGAGCAGGTCGGCACCATTGCGATCGAACTCGGCGAGGCCTGCAGGCCCGTCTTCGGCAATTGCCGTCTCGTAGCCTTCACGCTCCAACAGGAATGCAAGGGGTTCGCTGAGCGATGACTCATCTTCGACAATCAGAATTCGGGTCATTATTTCTCTCCTAGTGAGTGGGCTACGGCGTGATCGATTTCTGGCAATCGGATGGTGAAGGTTGAGCCTTTGCCGAGTTGCGACCACACGCGGATGTCTCCACCGTGGTTTTGCACGACGTGTTTGGCGATACTGAGACCGAGGCCGCTGCCGCCCGTGTGCCTGCTCCGTGCCGGATCGCTGCGGTAGAAGCGCTCGAACACTCGGTCCAGCTCGTCTTCGGGAATACCGACTCCCTGATCGGTGACCGAGATCTCGATGGCCCCCGCCCTTTGACGCACCCCGATGCCGACTCGCGTGTTTTCGGGCGAGTATTGCACGGCGTTGGAGATGAGGTTGTCGATAGCAAGCACAAGCAGGGTTTCGTCACCAAAGACTTCAACGCCGCTCTCTCCCCCGCTCACGAGGCTGACTCGGTTGAGGTCGGCGACTACGCGGTTGTGATCGATCGCGATCGAGACCACATGATCGATGTCCACAGGTTCTGCCTCTGCAAGCCCGTCTGCGGACTGCAACCGCGAGAGTTCGATGATCTCCTGCGTGATGCGTGCAAGCCGCTGAGACTCCTTCGTGAGGCGCTTGGCGAAGCGAGTGACCTGTTCCGGCTCATCTGATGCACTAACCAGCGCTTCGGCGAGCAAACCCACAGCGCCAATGGGGGTTTTAAGTTCGTGGCTGATGTTCGCGACGAAGTCACGACGCACGCTATCGAGGCGATACGACTCGGTGCGGTCTTCGGCTAACAGCAGAACATATCGCGTGCCAAGCCGAGCAACACGAACAAAAAGAAAAATGTTCGCGTCTCCAAAGGGACCACGCGACAAGTGCACTTCTTGGGCGATCGGTTCGCCGGTGCGCCGAACCTGATCAACAAATTCCACCAGCTCTGGATGCACGAGCGCATGGTTCCACACGAGTCCGTAGGTGAGGGCGGCGTGCGAGGCCTTCATGATGTTGTTCGAAGGGTCGAGCACAATGCCGGCGGATTCCAAAGCATCTATGACCTGATCGACGCCATCCGGCACCGCAGACGAGACCACGTGGGCTGCCCGCTGACCGCGCTGCGCGGCAGCATAAATGATGAAGGACATACCAGCACCGAGAATGACGCCAAAGGCGAGGGCGGCTGGCACGAGCCACGCAGAGTCCATAGCGACTAGATTAGTTACATCTGAGGCATCCGCTCGCCGCAAGTTCGCGACGAGTACTCACTTCAGATAAAGTTCAGGCTCCAAACACCTGCTGTTAACCTAACGCGGGCAGTGTGGCCTAAGCCGTGCGGGCTTCGTCATGCCCGTATCGAAGGGACGTAGATAGCGTGCGCGAAGTATTCCAACAGGAACTGCGCGAGGTGCAAGACCGCCTCGTCGAAATTGCCAGCCTTGTGGCGGTCTCAATTGAGAACGCAACACAAGCATTTAATGAGTCAGATGTGTCGCTCGCCGAAACGGTGATCGCCGACGATGACGAAATTGATGTTGCTGCAGCAGAACTCGACGAGCTGGCGATTAATATCCTCGCTCGTCAACAACCAGTCGCTCGAGACTTGCGAATTGTGGTGAGCGCTCTGCGCATCAGCGCGTCACTCGAGCGCATGGGCGACATGGCTGAGCACATCGCTCAGCTTGCTCGTTACCGGTTCCCCGACAAGGTGGTGCCCAAGTCATTGCGCGGCACTTTCGCCGAACTCGGTGCTCTTGACGTGGCTGTAGCCAAGAAGCTCGTTGAACTGCTCAAGCATGAAGACGTTCGCATCGCGGAAGAGATTCGCAATGACGACGACAAGATTGACGCACTCCACTTGAGCGTGTTCGACAAGGTGCTCGGTGAGACCTGGAAGGGCGCCGCGGTAGACACCGTGGATGCCACCCTAGCGTCGCGGTACCACGAGCGTTTCGCAGACCACGCGGTCTCGATCGCCAAGAAGGTTCAGTACTTGGCTACCGGCGACTGGGTTCCAACAGACGCCTAACCTGCAATTCTCGACAGCCGTGTGCCTGGCTCAAGAATGTGTCGCACACGAACAGGAGCCCCGGTGAGAGCGAATCTCACCGGGGCTCCTGCGTACGTTCGAGTGGGCGCTATTTTTTGCCCTGCGATGCCACCGCTGCGGCTCCCGCTTCTGCCGCCTCGGGGTCGAGGTAGTAGCCCGGCTTGATGGGCATAAAGTTTTCGTCGAGTTCGTAAATCAGCGGAATTCCGGTCGGGATGTTGAGGCTCGCAATGTCGTCATCTGAGATGCCATCGAGGTGCTTTACGAGCGCGCGCAACGAGTTACCGTGGGCGGTGACCAGTACGGTTTTGCCTGCCGCGAGATCCTTAGTGATATCGGATTCCCAGTAGGGCAGCATGCGATCGATCACGAGCTTGAGGCTTTCGGTGCGAGGAATTTCGCCGTCGATTCCGACGTAGCGGGGGTCGTGCACCTGGCTGTATTCGGCGTAGTCATCGAGCGGGGGCGGGGGCACATCGAAGCTGCGGCGCCAGGTCATGAACTTCTCTTCGCCAAACTCTTCAAGAGTCTGAGCCTTGTCCTTGCCCTGAAGCGCACCGTAGTGACGTTCGTTGAGACGCCAGGAGCGCTTGACGGGCAACCAGTCGAGGTCGGCAACCTGAAGCGCGATGTTTGCGGTGTGGATCGCACGCTTCAGCAGCGAGGTGTACTGCACGTCAGGCTGTTTTTCGAAAGCGGCAATGAGTTCGCCGGCGCGCGTCGCTTCAGTGCGGCCTTGATCGGTGAGTCCAACATCCACCCATCCGGTGAAGAGGTTCTTCTTGTTCCATTCGGAGTTGCCGTGGCGCAACAAAATCAGGGTGTGAGTCATGCCTCAAGCGTACCGAGAATGACGAGACACTGTCGCTAGCGCTTGACGGCCCCGAGTCGCGGAAGGCGAGGCACGTTGGCTTCCGCTCCGGCGTCTGTGGGCACGATCACTTCTTGCGCAGCCGAAATTTCGCCGACGTCGGAGGCAACAGCCAAAGTCTCTGCCGCATCCACCCCACGCTTGATCATTGCGAGCGCGATGGGCCCAAGTTCGAAGTGGCGGGCGGCGGCGGTGACGGTTCCGACAACTTTCTCGCCGAGCGTGACCTCGGCACCCGCTTCTGGCAGGGCGCCTTCTGAGCCATCAAGGTGCAACATGACGAGTCGACGCGGCGGGTGCCCGAGGTTGTGCACTTTGGCGACGGTTTCTTGCCCGCGGTAGCACCCCTTGTTGAGATGTACTGCGGAGCGCATCCAGTCGAGTTCGTGGGGGATGGTGCGGTCGTCGACTTCAGAGCTGAACCGTGGTCGCCACGCGGCGATGCGCAGGGCCTCGAAGGCGAGGGAACCGGAAGCAGAGAGCTCACTGAGGTCGGCGTCTGGTGCGACGAGCGATTCGCGGTAGTTCCAACTCGCGGCGGGATGGTGTTCTGCTCGGGAGTATTGGTGGCCGCCCTGGGCAACCGTAGCCCACGAGTCGCTCCACACCAGTTCAACACCATTCGAGACCGCGACGGGAAGAGCGACGTCGCCGAAACTGCCGATAGTCAGAAAATCGTCAGTGCGATCAGCAATCTCGACGCGAAGCGTGAACCGCATGCGGTCGAGCCACTTCGCTAGCGCTTCACGTTCGGAACCATCGATGAGCAACCACGTGGTTTCGGCATCATCAATGACCCGCATCGCATGCTCGATTCGCCCGTTGGGGGTGAGCAGTAGGGTCTCTGAGCTTTCACCAGCGGCTAAGCCTCTGAGCGATTGTGAGGTCAGCGAGTCAAGCCAGGTGAGCCTGTCGGGGCCGGTGATCGTAATCACGGCGCGATCAGCCAGCTCGACCACTGACTTTCCGTCGGCTAGCGCGCGCTGTTCGCCAAAAGGGTTGCCGTAGTGCTCGGGTGGATCTCCCACAGCACCGGCCCGCGAAGTGAAAGTGCTATTCGACACGAGCGAGCCTTCCTGATGCGTGAGTGCGAAGATCTTGGCCGAGAGCGGCAATGTCCCATGCCCATAGGAGGTGAGCATCCACAAGACCGTACATTCGCGTTGCCGCTGTGTATTCTTTGGCGCTTTCGGTGCGCATCACTGCGTCTGTCGCAAGATCAATCCGGGGGCCAGCGACCTCGCCAATATAGATTTCGCTGATACCACCCGGATGCATAATCGACACTTCGATCTCGAATCCGCCGGTAGGCGTGCGCAGCGTTTCAACCTCATTTACCGTCGTAAACGGTTTCGGGCCCACCGCGGGCAGTAACCCGGGACCAGGGTCGCCGTCAGTTGCCGGGCGACGTAGCCGCCAATAGCCCGTTTCGGCTACGTGCGGAGTCTGCTTCTCATCGAGCAACCACGTGTACGAGCTGTAGTTGAGGTGAGGGAGACTGTCGTGCGTAAAGCTGATGCGCTGACCGAATTCGATACTGCGCGATTCTTCACCAATTGTGTAATCAACAACACCAGTGCCCTCCCACAGACCAATAAGCCAGGAGAGTGGGGCAAGTTCGGCGGGGCCGGATGTGTCTAGCTCGATCACAATTCGGCGCGGTTAGCGCTGGCCGCGAAACAGGTTATAGACCACAACAACGGACACGAAACCGATTGACAGCGTGGCAAGACCGAGAAGGCCGATGAAGAAGAGCTCAAGTGCGAGAAGCATGTACTAATCCTATCTCTCTGCGGTGCGAGCGCACTAAATGAGGGCAAAGATTGCTGTTGCTGCAGCAACGACCGCAAGCGCACCCACGATGCTGGCCGTAGCCCGCGCGACGAAACGTTCTTTGCGCTGAATGGCGATCTGAATCACAAAAGTTAGGATGACGGCGCCGGCAAGAGTGATCGCTAACCAGGTGATGCGCATGCCAGGGGCAGCCAACGCGCCGATGATTATTGCTCCCGTGAGGCTTAACAGCCACACCGGAACAACGCTCCACTTTAGCCAAGTCATGTCCCCATCGTACCCAGATCGGGAGGCACAGCACGCGTTCATGGGCGCTCTGAACGATGGGTAGAATACCTTCTACGCAGTGGGGAGGCCATCCATGGCACACATCTTGATGCTTAGCTCTGCGCCCGACGCTGAACCACTACCCGCCCTGGGTTTGCTCAGCCACACGGTCGAAGTCGTCGTCGCCGCGCCCGCAACACTCGTCGTTGCACCCACCACTGACGTGATCATTGTCGATGCGACCACCAATCTTGCTGCTGCCAAAGGGCTCTGCAACGTGCTCCACTCCGGGGGCATTTCGTGCCCGCTCTTTGTCGTGGTAACCGACGGCGGCCTCTCCGCCGTCAACCACCAGTGGCACATCGACGATCTCTTCGTGGTTGGGGCCGGACCAGCCGAGGTGGATGCCCGCATCCGTCTGGCCATCGCGCGCCGCGAGGGTGACAGTTCGGCATCCAAGATTCGGGCATCCGGAATCGTCATTGACGAGGCCAGCTACTCAGCTAAGGCCAAAGACCGCTCACTCGACCTCACCTTCAAAGAGTTTGAGCTGCTGCGTTTTCTTGCCTCACACCCCTCGCACGTGTTCACCCGCGAACAGTTGCTCAGCGAAGTGTGGGGCTACGACTACTTCGGTGGCACGCGCACGGTCGACGTTCACGTTCGTCGCTTGCGCGCAAAGCTTGGTGAGCTTGAGTCCCTCATCGGCACCGTGCGCAACGTCGGGTATTGCTTCAATATCACCGAAGAGGCAGAAAAATCGGTGGTTTCGGCGGAGCCCGGTTTGGCAGCAAGTTCGGCTGCTGACGTGCCGAACGACAGCGCGGATGCCGAACAGCGTTCCGTGGCCGTATAACGCTCGCACGTCTCCAACACACTCTCGTCTCTCACGAAAGAACCCCATTAGTGGGCAAATTAATCAGTTGTTCATCACTCAGTGGCAGGATGATCTAATGGATAACGACAGTGCGCTTGCCGATCCGAGCTCTGCCACCGATTCGCTCGACGAGTACGACATCGACGAATCGTCGAGCGTCGACGACGGCACACTCATCTATGACCGCTACCTCGATCGCGAACTGAGCTGGCTGGCCTTCAACCAACGGGTGCTCGAACTTGCCGAAGATGAGTCGATACCGCTGCTCGAACGGGCCAACTTCTTGGCCATCTTCGCTAGCAACCTCGACGAGTTCTTTATGGTGCGCGTTGCCGGCCTCAAGCGCCGTATCGACACCGGCCTTGCCGTTCCTACTAACACCGGGCGCGCGCCTGTCGAAGTGCTCGAAGAGTTGAGCGCCGCCGCTCATGCGCTGCAGGAGCGTCACGCAGCCGAGTTCACCCACAGTGTGAAGCCTGCACTCGATGCTGAGGGCATTCATATCGAGACCTGGGCCGACCTGGGCCCCGCCGACCGCGAGCGCGTTCACGACATCTTCTCGAGCCAAATCTTTCCCGTACTTATGCCGCTGGCGGTCGACCCCGCGCATCCATTCCCCTACATTTCGGGCCTCTCGCTCAACCTTTCGATTCGGGTGCGCAATCCCAAAACGCAGAAGGAAGAGTTTGCACGACTGAAGGTGCCGAGCGTGCTACCGCGTTTCATTCAGTTGCCGGATGACGGCAGCGACCAACTGCGCTACATCCCGATCGAAGATCTGATCTCCAACCATCTCGGCGCACTCTTCCCTGGCATGGAGATCTTGGCACACCACGAATTCCGGGTAACGCGAAACGAAGATGTCAACGTTGACGAAGATGAGTCCGAGAACCTCATCAAGTCGCTCGAGAAGCAGATTCTGAATCGTCGCTTTGGTCCGCCCATCCGTCTCGAAATCACTGACGACATGGATGAGGTGACACTCGGCCTTCTCGTGCGCGAGCTCAAAATCACCGAGCAGGAGGTGTATCGCCTCTCGGCCCCGCTCAACCTGAGCGGGCTGTTCCAGCTCACACGAATTGATCGACCGGCCCTGAAATATCCGCGCCACGTGCCCAACACGAGTCAGAGTCTCATGCCGACCGAAGGCAACGAGCGTGCCGATATTTTCCGTGCGATCGCGCGCAAAGACGTGCTCCTTCATCACCCCTACGAGTCGTTCTCGACGAGCGTTCAGGCCTTCCTCGAGCAGGCAGCAGCCGACCCGGATGTGCTGGCCATCAAGCAGACCCTGTACCGCACGAGCGGTGATAGCCCCATTGTTGAGGCCCTCATCGGGGCAGCAGAAGCGGGCAAGGCCGTGCTCGCGCTCGTCGAGATCAAAGCGCGCTTTGATGAGACCGCAAACATCTCGTGGGCACGCAAGCTCGAGAAGGCCGGGGTGCACGTCGTCTACGGTCTTGTCGGCCTCAAAACCCACTGCAAGCTCGCGCTCGTCGTGCGTCAAGAAGACGGCGTGCTGCGCCACTACGCCCACATCGGCACAGGAAATTACAACCCCAAAACCAGCCGCCTCTACGAAGACCTCGGATTACTGACCGCAGACGACC harbors:
- a CDS encoding CarD family transcriptional regulator; protein product: MLFEVGETVVYPHHGAATITEVKKRTIKGEEKIYLKLNVTQGDLTIEVPAENVDLVGVRDVIGREGLDQVFEVLRAPFTEEPTNWSRRYKANLEKLASGDVIKVSEVVRDLWRRDQDRGLSAGEKRMLAKARQILISELALAEKTDEEKASLVLDEVLAS
- a CDS encoding response regulator transcription factor — encoded protein: MTRILIVEDESSLSEPLAFLLEREGYETAIAEDGPAGLAEFDRNGADLLLLDLMLPGLAGTEVCREIRTRSSVPIIMLTAKDSEVDIVVGLELGADDYMTKPYSTRELLARIRAVLRRRTEDVDEHESILEAGGVRMDVERHTVTVDGVDVSMPLKEFELLELLLRNSGRVLTRGQLIDRVWGADYFGDTKTLDVHIKRIRSKIEKTPSQPKMLVTVRGLGYRFED
- a CDS encoding ATP-binding protein, whose product is MDSAWLVPAALAFGVILGAGMSFIIYAAAQRGQRAAHVVSSAVPDGVDQVIDALESAGIVLDPSNNIMKASHAALTYGLVWNHALVHPELVEFVDQVRRTGEPIAQEVHLSRGPFGDANIFLFVRVARLGTRYVLLLAEDRTESYRLDSVRRDFVANISHELKTPIGAVGLLAEALVSASDEPEQVTRFAKRLTKESQRLARITQEIIELSRLQSADGLAEAEPVDIDHVVSIAIDHNRVVADLNRVSLVSGGESGVEVFGDETLLVLAIDNLISNAVQYSPENTRVGIGVRQRAGAIEISVTDQGVGIPEDELDRVFERFYRSDPARSRHTGGSGLGLSIAKHVVQNHGGDIRVWSQLGKGSTFTIRLPEIDHAVAHSLGEK
- the phoU gene encoding phosphate signaling complex protein PhoU, coding for MREVFQQELREVQDRLVEIASLVAVSIENATQAFNESDVSLAETVIADDDEIDVAAAELDELAINILARQQPVARDLRIVVSALRISASLERMGDMAEHIAQLARYRFPDKVVPKSLRGTFAELGALDVAVAKKLVELLKHEDVRIAEEIRNDDDKIDALHLSVFDKVLGETWKGAAVDTVDATLASRYHERFADHAVSIAKKVQYLATGDWVPTDA
- a CDS encoding phosphoglyceromutase, translated to MTHTLILLRHGNSEWNKKNLFTGWVDVGLTDQGRTEATRAGELIAAFEKQPDVQYTSLLKRAIHTANIALQVADLDWLPVKRSWRLNERHYGALQGKDKAQTLEEFGEEKFMTWRRSFDVPPPPLDDYAEYSQVHDPRYVGIDGEIPRTESLKLVIDRMLPYWESDITKDLAAGKTVLVTAHGNSLRALVKHLDGISDDDIASLNIPTGIPLIYELDENFMPIKPGYYLDPEAAEAGAAAVASQGKK
- a CDS encoding glycine cleavage T C-terminal barrel domain-containing protein — protein: MSNSTFTSRAGAVGDPPEHYGNPFGEQRALADGKSVVELADRAVITITGPDRLTWLDSLTSQSLRGLAAGESSETLLLTPNGRIEHAMRVIDDAETTWLLIDGSEREALAKWLDRMRFTLRVEIADRTDDFLTIGSFGDVALPVAVSNGVELVWSDSWATVAQGGHQYSRAEHHPAASWNYRESLVAPDADLSELSASGSLAFEALRIAAWRPRFSSEVDDRTIPHELDWMRSAVHLNKGCYRGQETVAKVHNLGHPPRRLVMLHLDGSEGALPEAGAEVTLGEKVVGTVTAAARHFELGPIALAMIKRGVDAAETLAVASDVGEISAAQEVIVPTDAGAEANVPRLPRLGAVKR
- a CDS encoding FABP family protein: MIELDTSGPAELAPLSWLIGLWEGTGVVDYTIGEESRSIEFGQRISFTHDSLPHLNYSSYTWLLDEKQTPHVAETGYWRLRRPATDGDPGPGLLPAVGPKPFTTVNEVETLRTPTGGFEIEVSIMHPGGISEIYIGEVAGPRIDLATDAVMRTESAKEYTAATRMYGLVDAHLLWAWDIAALGQDLRTHASGRLARVE
- a CDS encoding response regulator transcription factor, with amino-acid sequence MAHILMLSSAPDAEPLPALGLLSHTVEVVVAAPATLVVAPTTDVIIVDATTNLAAAKGLCNVLHSGGISCPLFVVVTDGGLSAVNHQWHIDDLFVVGAGPAEVDARIRLAIARREGDSSASKIRASGIVIDEASYSAKAKDRSLDLTFKEFELLRFLASHPSHVFTREQLLSEVWGYDYFGGTRTVDVHVRRLRAKLGELESLIGTVRNVGYCFNITEEAEKSVVSAEPGLAASSAADVPNDSADAEQRSVAV
- a CDS encoding RNA degradosome polyphosphate kinase, with amino-acid sequence MDNDSALADPSSATDSLDEYDIDESSSVDDGTLIYDRYLDRELSWLAFNQRVLELAEDESIPLLERANFLAIFASNLDEFFMVRVAGLKRRIDTGLAVPTNTGRAPVEVLEELSAAAHALQERHAAEFTHSVKPALDAEGIHIETWADLGPADRERVHDIFSSQIFPVLMPLAVDPAHPFPYISGLSLNLSIRVRNPKTQKEEFARLKVPSVLPRFIQLPDDGSDQLRYIPIEDLISNHLGALFPGMEILAHHEFRVTRNEDVNVDEDESENLIKSLEKQILNRRFGPPIRLEITDDMDEVTLGLLVRELKITEQEVYRLSAPLNLSGLFQLTRIDRPALKYPRHVPNTSQSLMPTEGNERADIFRAIARKDVLLHHPYESFSTSVQAFLEQAAADPDVLAIKQTLYRTSGDSPIVEALIGAAEAGKAVLALVEIKARFDETANISWARKLEKAGVHVVYGLVGLKTHCKLALVVRQEDGVLRHYAHIGTGNYNPKTSRLYEDLGLLTADDQVGKDLTRLFNELSGYAIEKKFKRLLVAPRHLRKGLVKHIEAEASNARAGLPSGIRIKLNSIVDEAIIDALYRASNAGVPIDIVVRGICSLRAGVPGLSENIRVRSVLGRYLEHSRVFLFHNNGDPQVFIGSSDMMHRNLDRRVEALVRIVEPDHIEELEYMFELAVDENTASWWLDSEGNWVRHSRAENGEPLNDLQDVLMKRISQRKRGGARR